TCAACTTATGTAAATTACATAGTATTGTCATTTTATTACCCCTTGTATAGCTCCTAGATATATGGCTGCACCCTTAGAATTATTGACTATTAAGTTCCAATTTTCCAACTAATTATCAGGGAAAACCAACAAGAAAAGGGCTAGGCTTCGGCAACAGTTTTATATACTCAATACCTTTATTTTAATACTCAATTGACTATAAAGTATTAAGGTAATCTTTGTCATCTCAACTCGAATATGATATGCAAATCTAAAGTTCAAGCACAATCTAGGGAATTTCAGCAAAGCCCTCAAATAAGTTCTGGTGAAAGCTTTTTTGCCACTCTCCCAACATCCCAGTAACACATCCTCCCAAATAGCCTGTTCAAGAGGTAAAACTTCCCGAGTGAAATCACACCACACTAAGGGATATCACACCACTCTAAACTCTTCCCCCATCCCTGGAAAGTTATTTTTTATACCAGAAGTAGCTTATTCTCTTGCTTTCTTTCTTCCTTGAAATAAGCAACTCAATCGCATTTGAAGGAGATATAATTCCTTAAATACTCTTTAACTTTTTGCTTTCATGGGACCTATAATCTTTGTCGTAATTAAAACATTAGACTCTCATCAATGAGAAGGTCATATCATACTGGCAATATTTGGGATAACCTTTGGATGACCTAGCTCATATCAGTAACCTCACTGATATAAAATGCATTTCCATCCACCATGCAACATTCTTCGAGATTGGAAGCTATTAGCGCCACAGTGGCTTCCTCAACAAGTTCTTATATTCTGATACCCCATGTTGCTAACAAAATCAAATGCGCTGTGAATTGCACCTATTGCAATTGACAGATATTGATCATATCTCACCAAATGCTTCTTTACATCTTATTTACAAACCCAAGTAGCCAGTCGTAGGTGTTTGTGATTTTTGGACCAGTTGGAAAAATCGAAATGACAACTGGCAGTGACGTGGTGGGACACCCTCCTTTGGGCTCTCTCATGGAATAATTGTCTTAtcaataaaacataattaaacatTAAGATAACTGCAAAATTGAAAGAATAACATGACAACAAAACATCAGAAAACAAATAGCTCAGAATTCGGATTACAATACGAGTTTTACAATACCATATACTATTCTATCTTGTCCTAAATTTCAAAGTTTTCCAAAGATAAGAAATTGATAGTACAAAAAGACTAGAGCAGTAAAGAAATATTATGATCAGaatacttttcttctttttttttattagccGATGCAAGAAGTTAAAAGAATCTCAAAGTATACATCCAAACGAAAACAAGAACCCCATCAACCTTCACCATGGCATCATAATTTTCAATGTCAATGCCATCCACATCTTCACATACTTGACTAAGAAAAACAATCTGGAAAATTGCAGTTTGAAGAAACTAATAAGTTAATTTGGATACCTCATTCTGCCTTTTTTGGTATTTGCAGTCAACTATGCTCTGTGCCAGAAACTAGCAAAACGAATAACATTTAAGCAAAGAGTGTATGCCTGAAATCAAAATCCGGGCAGGAGATCCGCCAGCCAGCCACCATGCTCCCTCCCAGCCTCGTTTTGTCTCTCGCATCCATTGCCTTTTGTCGAGGAGAGACCCTAAATCAGAGAAAGGGACGACATATGAGATCATGATAACCTTATAATGGTCCAAAAATATAGCAGTTGTTCAAGACTGAGGACCATTCGGGGGGTTGCTTGAGAGGCACCGGTGGAGAATTATATCCGAGCCACGACTCCAGGGCTTTGAGCCCGGACACGAGATCGTCCATGGTGGTCCACGGCTCAGGATCGGCCGAAGCGACCACGAGACAGCTCTTGGGGCACGGGAGCTCCAGCCGAACGTATCCTCTGCAAGAAAAAGCGGAGGGATGAAAGCAAGAAGAAACCCCtaaaaaggagagagaggaagagtAAGGCAAGGAGAGGAGAGTGGGAAATGAACACGAGGAGGAGCAGAAGGAACTCACGAGCGGTCAGGGGCGACGCCGGAACCCTTGGACGACTCCCACTTCATCTTTGAGGCGGCAGGCACCGGAACGATCGATCGCTGCGCAGCGCCGGGCGAGGAGAAAACCCTAAAGAAAGGGAGAAAGAGTGAGGCAGGGAGAGGGGAGAGGCTAAAAggaaaaggagaaggagaaggaactCACGAGCCGGCAGGGACGGCACCGGAACCCTTGAAAGGCTCCCACTTCATCTTTGAGGCGGTCGACGCTGTAATGGTCGATCGCTGCGCAGCGCCGGCCAACGGGTGGGGGCAGACGCGGTACGCGGCAGTGccagtaataataataatgacaaaAAGAATAATGGCGATTTCCTCCCACATTTTCGAATTTTCTGATAACGCTTTTTCTTGGAGACTCCCTTATTTTCATAATACCCGTTTCGGTCATAATAATACTTTCTACATCCTACAAATACCAAAAATTTCATTACTTCTAACATAACTATTTTTATTTGAGACATGATATTTATGATATAATTCATGGGATCTAAGATTGATATTATTCACTATTTATTATAcacgaaaaatttaaaataaataaattccatTTTGGGTAATCATTTGATTTCCCTTTAATTCTGCTACTCAATTCTGTTTATTTTGAACATATATGATACCTGACCCCTAAAAACATATATAGTTATCAACTTCACCATTCATCAGTTCAATTTGACTGGTTAcaatttttttgaaattaatTCAGTTGTTTTACTTTAGTAGCCACAATAGCTTTTCGAAAATATTGTaacatatatttttatcatatttcttcgaatgaataaaaatattataaccctTTTTTATCATATTAATTATTATCGTTCTAAAatactatatattttttattaacataaGCTGTATTAATAACCCTTTGTGAACTATCAAACAAGCGAAGAGGCGAGAAGGGTGATCTTTATTTTCTCCTTCACATTCGACATCAATTGCATATCGAATGACGATTTACtgacaatatattttttatgaaaaaattaGAAATTTATCATTTAGCCCAATTATCATATTTACTAAACCAATTAGCTGTTAAATTGGATTGGTcgtaatttttttaataagttaTACTATTTTTATTTAGTAATACAAATACTGTATAGTTGAATAATACAGAAAATAACAATATGATCCATCTTGATGTGAATAATATATGCTTCATACAGGTTGTTATACGGTAACGGTAATCACACATCTTCAATACTGAATATATCAGAACTATATATCCATAATTCAATATATTATCTCAGCGAGAATTGTTGACTTGGTCATCCTTGACTTACAAAGTCAACAATTTCAGGTTGGGGATTCCACCACGCAGCTTCGACGATCGGTTGCACGGCGGCTTATGCTTCTATACCTGTGGAAGCCTTCGTCCCGCTGCTCGGCTCAGTGAAATCTTACAATCAAGTATACATGAAATaccacgaagaagaagaagaagaacagagatGAGGCTAACCATTATTAGGCCTTTCTGCTGTACTCGGAACACTTTTAGCACAGAAACTATCAATCAAACTAAAGGTTAATTCTTGGGGCTAATGCTTAATCTGGGCGAGCATCAGTCGGACCTCCCTGCTATTAGGCCTCGCTTTGGGGTTATCGTAAGTGCAGAAGCATGCAATCTTCAACACTAGTAGCATCTGCTCCTCAAACCCATTGCCCACAAGTGTTCGATCGATCGCCGCCTCCGGCTCCGCCGACCTCATCGCGTTGCTCACCCAATCTACCATGCGCATCTCCTCCGTCGTCCAGTAGAACCCGTCGGTGGGGAACTTGCCGGTGACGAGCACCGCCAGGATGACCCCGAAGCTGTAGACGTCGCATTTGTCGGTGAACAGCAGCGTCTGATGGTACTCGGGCGCGATGTACCCGATGGTTCCCTTCAACCCCGACCTCATGGGGCCGCTCACCGTGTCCGGTACCACCTTGGCGAGCccgaagtcggagatccgggcgTTGAGGTCGTCGTCGAGCAGGATGTTCGCGGGCTTCAGGTCTCTGTGGATCACCCGCGGGCGGTGCACCACGTGGAGGTACTCGAGGCCGGCGGCGATGCCGAGCGCTATGTTGTACCGCGCCGGCCACTCCAGCTTCCTCCTCCCCGTGGCCGCGCCTCTGATCGCGTCCTGCAAGGTCCCGTTCCTCATGAACTCGTAGACGAGGTAGTGGCAACTCGGCCGCGAAATGTGACCAAGGAGGGGGAGAAGGTTCGGATGCCGGATGCGGCCGACGGTCTGGATCTCCGACCTGATCTGGCGCATCGTGTAGTTGAGGAGCTTCGTTTCCCCATCGCAGAGCTGCGCCGCGTCGACGGCCGGCTGGATGATCTTCTTGATGGCGGCGGCGACCCTCCTGCCGTCGACGGCGGCCAGTCCAGCCTTGTAGACGACGCCGCAGCCCCCGCGGCCGATGATCTGGCAACCATCGTCGAGCTTCTCCAATAGGGAGAGAAGCTCGGCTTTCGTGATCACGGGGCTAAAGACGGTCAGCCCATCCGCGCTGCTTTGATCCTCGAACATGCCGATCCTTCTACGTAATTTGATTGCTAACCAGCAAAGAAGCATCGGAACTGCAGCCATCAGGAAGCCAACTGCAACCCAGAGAGGCTGGAAACGGAGCTTGTCATCTGAATCCGATGAAGATGCAGCAGAATTGTTCGCAGCCACTTCAAGGTGGGAGGTGATGTTTCTGTCCATGAGGAACCTGGCAGCAGCACGATGAGAGACGACCAAGTGGAACGAAAGGTGGAGAAGCAGGGAAAGAGAGGAGGCCATTGACTGGAACATGAAGGACAAAGCCAGTCTTCGTTCATTAAATGCGAAGTAGAATAGGCTGCATTTTTTTATTGCCAATGACTCGTTCCTCGATTGACGCTCGGAATAGCGTCGTTTCATTCCCTTTGACTTGTCAGCATCCACTTGTTAGAAGCTCGGTTGGAGAATTCTCAGTCTCATAACTCGTGTTGGAGAGAGTCAACGAAGACTAACCGAGCATGACTTGATGATCGTATGCATGTGTTCACGCGTGGAATAGATCATCCAATCTAAACCTGTGGTGGACAGCAACACCATCGGGAGATGCGAGAAGGATTACTTATCTTGATCTATGAAACCCGTCGGAGTACACAGATGAGGCTTTTTACATGCAGCAAGCTATTCTTACACACACACTCACATGCCATGAAGTGACGCAGAAGAAACAACAGCTAGCCAGGCAAGCTTAGCCTTTTACTGGCTTGCAAGCCATTATTCTTAGACTAGAAAGACGCCTGCTTGCTACTGCTAGTGTTTGATCTGCGCCAGCATCGAGCGGACCTCCTTGCTGCTGGGCCGCTCCTTGGGATCATCCACCGTGCAGAAGATGGCGATCCTGAGCACCAGCAGCATCTGCTCCTCGTACTCGTTGCCCGCCAGCTTGGGATCGATGGCCGCCGTCGGGTTCGCGGAGCTCATCACCTTGCGTAGCCATCGCACCAGGCTGATCTCGTCGGTGTCGTGGAAGAAGGGGTCCGACGGCATCTTGCCGACCACCAGCACCGCCAGGATCACCCCGAAGCTGTAGATGTCGCACTTGGCCGTGAATCGCAGCGTCTGCCCGTACTCCGGGGATATGTAGCCCAGCGTGCCGGCCACCTTGGAGGCGGTGATGTGGGTTTGGGCGTCCGGCATCTCCTTGGCCAGCCCGAAGTCAGCGATCCTGGCCTCCATGCCGTCGTCCAGCAGTATGTTGGCCGGCTTGAGATCCCGGTGGATGATCTGGGGATTGTGGTGGATGTGGAGGTACTCGAGACCGGACGCGATGCCCAACGCGATGCGGTAGCGAGCGAGCCAGTCGAGCTCGCGCTCGCCGTCGCGCGCGCTGTTGAGCACCGAATCCAGGCTACCGTTCTTCATGAACTCGTATATGAGGAGGTGGCAGTCCGGGCGCGTTACGTGGGCCAACAGCGGCAGCAGATTGCGGTGGCGGATATGGCCGACGGTGTGGATCTCCGACCGGATCTGCCGCATCCACTTGTCGAGCAGCCGGCTCTCCTCGTCGGAGGTCGGCTCAGCGCTGTCCGGGGTGCGCTTCAGGATCTTCTTGATGGCGACGACCATGCCCGGGTGGTCTGGCTTGCTGGGATCGGGTGGCAGCTGGGCCTTGTACACCTCGCCGCACCCTCCCCGGCCGATGACCTCCAGGCCCGCGAGCCCGTCGTCCTTCTCGAGGAAGGCGAGGTCCTCGGCGCGCTTGATTTGCTTGGGGCTGAAGATGGAGGGGCCGCCGGGGTTCCTGTACCGCCCGCGGATGCAGTTCACCACCAGCCGGAACAGCACCGAGAGGACGGCCCCGGAGCCGATCCCCGCGAGCGAGCCGGTGATGAAACCGACGATCCAGTTCCTCGCGCTCTGCTTGTGGCTGCGGCTGTGATGGTGCTCAGACGACGATCTATTGGTCGAGGAATTTGACGGAGCGAGAGCTGGAGTGGTCTTGGTCTCGGCCAATACGTATCGCTTGGGGAAAGGACTCCGGCGGTGGGCGGATCGGTGGGCGGATTGAGAAGCGAGACGATAAGGGAGACGGTGAGGGTGGCGAAGGGTCATGCGGCGGAGGGCATGGGAGCCATCGTAGGGATAGATGGCAGAGATGAGggcagggaggaggaggaggaggaggaggagtgatGGGAGGAACGCGGTGGCAGCCATTGGCGTCGTCTCGGTGGGTTGATGCCCGGTGGGATAAATGGGGATAGGTGTGTGGAAAACTCGTATCGGCGGGCCCGCCAAATGGACGATTACCGATGGTGGACCCTACAAATCGAACGGATACGATTCGTGGGAAGACTCAGAGGATGACAAAGGCAGTCAAAGGCTTAGTAGACCGCAAGACGTATACATTCCCCATCGGCTACTCCTCGTGTTACACCAGCTAGCGTCTCGGCTTTCTCAGTGGGACCCACTTAACTCTCGAATCACTCTTGAGGTGCGCCGGTGGGAACATTCATCGATTGCTCATGGAACGTTTCGGCGTGGTTGACGGGTCGAAAGGTCCTTCCTGCACGATGGATCTCCTCCAAAGTATGCTACGAAGATATGAAATGGACGGTGCGTGATACCAGAGAAAGGATAATAATACACCGATCAATTCAAATATCTCAATAAAAATAATCGATTCATGTTGTAAAATAGACATATTAATTCTGCTAATTAAGTGTTATGGATTCCCGATGATTAATTATGATTGTGATTTATAAGCAACGAGATGACTGTTTGGAAGAATCTTAGAATCTTAAAAGGCATGAATAGCCGAATTAGGCATCTTGTCGGAACTCGTCTTGTGATTACACATACAGACACTCACTCTCGCTGTAGTCTACCATTTCCTTTCACGAAAACCATGAAGGTGGGCAAGAATTCTATTGGTGGATCCCTCGAGGAAGATTTGCTATGATTACTTTATCCTGATGAGGTGGATAGCATTAGGGAGATTTCACTTAAAGCCAAGACCGAGTTCTATCATGCAAAGATGAATAGGGACATTAGGCGCTCAGATTGGCTGTACGAACACCTAATTGGGGATACATTTTGCAGATAAACAAGCGAAATAGCAAAGACGTGTTCAcaagtaataaaataatataagtaGAGCGTGTTGTTGTAATGACATCGCATCTTAGAAATCATGCAACACAGCCTAAGACTTCGGGTAGACGTGCGTTTGCA
The window above is part of the Musa acuminata AAA Group cultivar baxijiao chromosome BXJ2-6, Cavendish_Baxijiao_AAA, whole genome shotgun sequence genome. Proteins encoded here:
- the LOC103989298 gene encoding leucine-rich repeat receptor-like serine/threonine/tyrosine-protein kinase SOBIR1, with product MAATAFLPSLLLLLLLLPALISAIYPYDGSHALRRMTLRHPHRLPYRLASQSAHRSAHRRSPFPKRYVLAETKTTPALAPSNSSTNRSSSEHHHSRSHKQSARNWIVGFITGSLAGIGSGAVLSVLFRLVVNCIRGRYRNPGGPSIFSPKQIKRAEDLAFLEKDDGLAGLEVIGRGGCGEVYKAQLPPDPSKPDHPGMVVAIKKILKRTPDSAEPTSDEESRLLDKWMRQIRSEIHTVGHIRHRNLLPLLAHVTRPDCHLLIYEFMKNGSLDSVLNSARDGERELDWLARYRIALGIASGLEYLHIHHNPQIIHRDLKPANILLDDGMEARIADFGLAKEMPDAQTHITASKVAGTLGYISPEYGQTLRFTAKCDIYSFGVILAVLVVGKMPSDPFFHDTDEISLVRWLRKVMSSANPTAAIDPKLAGNEYEEQMLLVLRIAIFCTVDDPKERPSSKEVRSMLAQIKH
- the LOC135615535 gene encoding leucine-rich repeat receptor-like serine/threonine/tyrosine-protein kinase SOBIR1: MKRRYSERQSRNESLAIKKCSLFYFAFNERRLALSFMFQSMASSLSLLLHLSFHLVVSHRAAARFLMDRNITSHLEVAANNSAASSSDSDDKLRFQPLWVAVGFLMAAVPMLLCWLAIKLRRRIGMFEDQSSADGLTVFSPVITKAELLSLLEKLDDGCQIIGRGGCGVVYKAGLAAVDGRRVAAAIKKIIQPAVDAAQLCDGETKLLNYTMRQIRSEIQTVGRIRHPNLLPLLGHISRPSCHYLVYEFMRNGTLQDAIRGAATGRRKLEWPARYNIALGIAAGLEYLHVVHRPRVIHRDLKPANILLDDDLNARISDFGLAKVVPDTVSGPMRSGLKGTIGYIAPEYHQTLLFTDKCDVYSFGVILAVLVTGKFPTDGFYWTTEEMRMVDWVSNAMRSAEPEAAIDRTLVGNGFEEQMLLVLKIACFCTYDNPKARPNSREVRLMLAQIKH